From the genome of Miscanthus floridulus cultivar M001 unplaced genomic scaffold, ASM1932011v1 fs_473_2_3, whole genome shotgun sequence, one region includes:
- the LOC136531897 gene encoding uncharacterized protein yields the protein MATELLPVVDIGALSQPDLDALAAASAHALVPRTCPDADPLPPLKIDRAVFNESAGSRKQTFSRRRLGAAAASSSSPSPARHTSSAQSSAGREYDPEGEIVAYHLRRLFVPDDPSLPPPPEPQTLALLQEPSSPPPPPPDPDRETTNAKGVSVDLLRLAGMVDPYDAELHRRTAGMASEAELQGFIDSLAGKFVSQRQRRKNVDASFFGDHLPRGWKLQLGLKRKGGLVWVRCFRYVSPKGSQFSTCKEVSAYLMSLLGYPELKPATIQYESTGQHYLSVNDGVLGVQDQIGSIMDKTNVHSVSSLAFSSYSSDPNDVDERNANAYECQKCNLTFGDRTSYVQHHLSYHEMSAKRRRTGKFGEPVVGKDGKFECPICRKTFEEESRYFGHVGSHARYEGLTPEAFLDKATSRRATNDSSAEISFSLQELTESHGQNNKVSYGEAGFQHHNHSNEHGDNNSTVAELFSTNYSDNFIRPNKTWSRPEVGPSFNDAPSVCRYTNFTGHADVTVPERALISNNQSVSNISSFAGVAMFSDQPGSNHVVRSTAFGTANHYQDQIIDRGKAALRRADINTVKARDVNLNSCVNTISFPIANANNETSAALNEANRSSSTAKCFSGFNNNDGASSASSCCGSTNKISSSFGTASKTQAVGSRCIGASYEPYGENFGALKDNPFASKNNTAVYQSNLGTPPVYTVATRADCFASGSMQTKNSDKELASSFTEKGFAQFSNSFTHTKPNSSGRCSLPAPKTPTNGSDINCIKGSSVSRGDVSFTKGSFVNRPINNNEPNVARLEVMGKLNNEMQNHYNDHAPGFDPHAAASASRNANGLVSMQTNFGRMSSTVQSVADVSVTSTSQDQCDLQLGFGAQKQQIFSSHGQLRMATAGSPPPGSISKKNSVPTESSQFGSMDGPKSFPTGTSQFGGFARPTLVPAPRSQFGSMAQPNHVHSAQSSQCSSLVQPNSIPPAESSQFGSKAQSSSVPPAKTSQFRGMAGPNSVPPAQSSQFGSMTRPNSVPPESSQSFGSTARPNSVTPESSQFGSMARPNSVPPVSSQFVNMPSQNFVSASEPTLVLGYAPQIGSGPPPQVQLGWDLSLPRMVTGGSMVTCLCIWCNSQFHHFGPFDGQQPSSFGFICPTCKDRMSGHNNMPNNGSWQP from the exons ATGGCGACGGAGCTGCTCCCCGTGGTGGACATCGGGGCGCTCTCGCAGCCCGACCTGgacgcgctcgccgccgcctccgcgcaCGCCCTCGTGCCGCGGACCTGCCCCGACGCCGACCCGCTCCCGCCCCTCAAGATCGACCGCGCCGTCTTCAACGAGAGCGCCGGTTCCCGGAAGCAGACCTTCTCCCGCCGCCgcctcggcgccgccgccgcgtcctcctCCTCGCCCTCGCCCGCCCGTCACACCTCCTCCGCGCAGTCGTCCGCCGGGCGGGAGTACGACCCCGAGGGCGAAATCGTCGCGTACCACCTCCGCCGCCTCTTCGTCCCCGATGACCCCTCGCTCCCGCCCCCTCCCGAGCCCCAAACCCTAGCCCTACTACAAGAACCCTcctcccctccgccgccgccccccGACCCCGACCGGGAGACCACCAATGCCAAGGGCGTCTCCGTTGACCTGCTCAGGCTTGCGGGGATGGTGGACCCCTACGATGCCGAGCTGCACAGGCGGACGGCCGGGATGGCTTCCGAGGCCGAGCTGCAGGGTTTCATCGACAGCCTTGCAGGGAAGTTTGTCAGCCAGAGGCAGCGGAGGAAGAATGTGGACGCCTCCTTCTTTGGGGATCACCTCCCGCGCGGGTGGAAGCTGCAGCTCGGGCTCAAGCGAAAGGGAGGACTCGTCTGGGTGCGCTGCTTCAGATACGTGAG CCCCAAGGGAAGTCAGTTTTCTACTTGCAAGGAGGTTTCTGCATACCTCATGTCACTTCTTGGGTATCCAGAGCTCAAACCAGCCACTATTCAGTATGAAAGCACAGGACAACATTACTTGAGTGTTAACGATGGT GTTTTAGGTGTTCAAGATCAAATTGGTTCAATTATGGACAAGACAAATGTACATTCAGTTTCTTCTCTTGCCTTCTCCAGCTATTCCAGTGATCCAAATGATGTGGATGAAAGGAATGCAAATGCTTATGAATGCCAGAAATGCAATTTGACCTTTGGTGACCGGACTTCATATGTACAGCACCATTTGTCATATCATGAAATGAGTGCTAAGAGGCGCAGGACTGGCAAGTTTGGTGAGCCAGTAGTAGGGAAAGATGGTAAGTTTGAATGCCCTATTTGTCGTAAGACCTTTGAAGAGGAATCACGTTACTTTGGCCATGTCGGATCTCATGCAAGGTACGAAGGGTTGACTCCTGAAGCATTTCTAGATAAGGCTACTTCCAGAAGGGCAACTAATGATTCCTCGGCAGAAATTTCATTTAGTCTTCAGGAGTTGACTGAATCACATGGACAGAACAACAAGGTTTCTTATGGTGAAGCAGGCTTTCAGCACCACAATCATTCAAACGAACATGGTGACAATAACTCTACAGTCGCTGAGCTTTTTAGTACAAATTATTCAGATAATTTCATTAGGCCAAATAAAACTTGGAGTAGGCCTGAAGTGGGTCCTTCCTTTAATGATGCTCCAAGTGTATGTAGATATACAAATTTTACAGGCCATGCTGATGTGACAGTTCCAGAAAGGGCATTGATCTCCAATAATCAATCTGTTAGCAACATTAGTAGCTTTGCGGGAGTGGCTATGTTTAGTGATCAGCCGGGAAGTAACCATGTTGTCAGATCTACTGCCTTTGGAACAGCCAATCATTATCAGGACCAGATTATTGATCGTGGCAAGGCTGCTCTGAGGCGTGCTGACATTAATACTGTGAAAGCAAGAGATGTCAACCTCAATTCATGTGTAAATACAATATCTTTCCCTATTGCTAATGCAAATAATGAAACATCAGCTGCCCTTAATGAAGCTAATCGGTCATCTTCTACTGCAAAATGTTTTAGTGGCTTCAATAACAATGATGGTGCATCTAGTGCGTCTTCCTGTTGCGGATCGACCAATAAAATATCTAGTTCATTTGGCACAGCAAGCAAAACCCAAGCTGTTGGCTCCAGATGCATTGGTGCAAGCTATGAGCCTTATGGTGAAAATTTTGGTGCTCTTAAAGATAACCCTTTTGCAAGCAAGAACAATACCGCAGTGTATCAGTCCAATTTGGGCACACCACCTGTCTATACTGTGGCAACTAGGGCAGATTGTTTTGCTTCTGGTTCAATGCAGACAAAGAATAGTGATAAAGAACTTGCATCCAGTTTTACTGAAAAGGGTTTTGCACAGTTCAGTAACAGTTTTACTCACACAAAGCCCAATTCTTCTGGCCGTTGTTCACTACCTGCACCAAAAACTCCAACAAATGGAAGTGATATCAATTGCATCAAGGGCTCTTCGGTTAGTAGAGGTGATGTTAGCTTCACAAAGGGCTCATTTGTCAATAGACCCATCAACAACAATGAACCAAATGTAGCTAGGCTTGAGGTGATGGGAAAGTTGAATAATGAGATGCAGAACCACTATAATGATCATGCTCCTGGTTTTGACCCTCATGCTGCAGCTAGTGCTAGCCGGAATGCCAATGGCCTTGTGTCTATGCAGACCAATTTTGGTCGCATGTCCTCTACAGTTCAATCTGTTGCTGATGTTTCAGTGACCAGCACATCTCAAGATCAG TGTGATTTGCAACTTGGATTTGGTGCACAGAAGCAGCAGATATTTTCTAGCCATGGACAGCTTAGAATGGCTACAGCTGGATCCCCTCCGCCTGGCAGcatttccaaaaaaaattctGTACCCACTGAATCCTCACAGTTTGGGAGCATGGATGGGCCTAAATCTTTCCCCACTGGAACATCTCAGTTTGGGGGCTTTGCAAGGCCTACTTTGGTGCCTGCTCCACGTTCTCAGTTTGGGAGCATGGCTCAACCTAATCATGTGCATTCTGCTCAATCCTCTCAATGCTCAAGCTTGGTTCAACCGAATTCTATTCCTCCTGCTGAATCCTCTCAGTTTGGAAGCAAAGCCCAATCTAGTTCTGTACCCCCTGCTAAAACCTCTCAGTTCAGGGGCATGGCTGGACCAAATTCTGTACCTCCTGCTCAGTCCTCTCAGTTTGGGAGCATGACTAGACCTAATTCTGTACCTCCTGAATCTTCTCAGTCTTTTGGGAGCACGGCTCGACCAAATTCTGTAACTCCAGAATCCTCACAGTTTGGGAGCATGGCCAGACCAAATTCTGTACCTCCTGTATCGTCACAGTTTGTTAACATGCCCAGTCAAAATTTTGTGAGCGCATCCGAACCAACTCTAGTTTTGGGGTATGCACCGCAGATTGGAAGTGGCCCTCCACCTCAAGTCCAGTTAGGATGGGatttgtccttgccaaggatggtTACTGGCGGCAGCATGGTCACCTGTTTATGTATATGGTGCAACAGTCAGTTCCATCATTTTGGCCCTTTCGATGGACAGCAGCCTAGTTCTTTTGGCTTCATTTGCCCCACCTGTAAAGATCGGATGTCTGGTCATAACAATATGCCCAACAATGGTTCATGGCAGCCTTGA